One Xiphophorus hellerii strain 12219 chromosome 24, Xiphophorus_hellerii-4.1, whole genome shotgun sequence DNA window includes the following coding sequences:
- the dph3 gene encoding diphthamide biosynthesis protein 3, with amino-acid sequence MSVFHDEVEIEDFEFDEETEAYYFPCPCGDRFCITKEDLENGEEAATCPSCSLIVKVIYDKELFMSGETVEAPSEPKLQQVQT; translated from the exons ATGTCGGTGTTTCATGATGAGGTGGAGATTGAGGACTTTGAGTTTGACGAGGAGACGGAGGCCTACTACTTCCCTTGTCCCTGTGGAGACCGCTTCTGTATAACCAAG GAGGACCTGGAGAACGGGGAGGAGGCGGCCACATGTCCCAGCTGCTCGCTCATCGTTAAAGTCATCTATGATAAG gaACTTTTCATGTCTGGAGAAACTGTAGAAGCTCCATCAGAACCTAAACTGCAGCAAGTTCagacctga
- the LOC116715711 gene encoding protein DEK-like gives MSSYQEALEQARMRKAELAADQAGSSRDSGLVQGNLSQNEIQKLVRTVNAAGLGEILVGKRTRRPVDRFTIEAPRSRAEVNVADGGGERLAEIPWTRYQLCRRNPAELRPLHYVLFNLPGKARSIKQNLRRFNGFLFAADSQEFILKRAKLLRSSVLPSATLRDICSILALRRGGTKEQLVQRILRFLTEPRDSGKRPPVANRRR, from the exons ATGAGCAGCTACCAGGAGGCGCTGGAGCAGGCCCGGATGAGGAAGGCGGAGCTTGCAGCAGACCAG GCTGGTTCCTCCAGGGACTCAGGACTCGTCCAGGGGAATCTGAGCCAAAACGAGATCCAGAAACTTGTCCGGACCGTCAACG CTGCCGGGTTGGGAGAAATCCTGGTCGGGAAGCGGACCAGGAGGCCAGTCGACCGGTTCACCATCGAGGCTCCGAGGTCGAGGGCGGAGGTCAACGTGGCAGACG GCGGTGGAGAGAGGCTGGCTGAGATTCCCTGGACCAGGTACCAGCTCTGCAGGAGGAACCCGGCGGAGCTGAGGCCCCTCCACTACGTCCTCTTCAACCTGCCTGGGAAG GCGAGATCCATCAAGCAGAACCTCCGGCGGTTCAACGGCTTCCTGTTCGCCGCCGACAGTCAGGAGTTCATCCTGAAACGGGCCAAGCTGCTCAG GAGCTCTGTCCTCCCCAGCGCCACCCTGAGGGACATCTGCTCCATCCTGGCGCTGAGGAGAGGAGGAACCAAGGAGCAGCTTGTCCAGCGGATCCTCCGCTTCCTGACTGAGCCCAGAGACAGCGGGAAG CGCCCTCCAGTGGCCAATAGGAGGCGGTAG